The Fusarium keratoplasticum isolate Fu6.1 chromosome 4, whole genome shotgun sequence genome contains the following window.
GACGGACACgttgaggagatggagagaaatGATGCCGACGTTCCAAAGGGACGAGATCAAGGGATTTGTCTGAACATCCTCACTCGTGACACTCATATCGGGAAGAGAGGAGCGACATCACAAGTCACCGGtaacagcaacaacaaaaagAACCACAAAATGTCTGCATGTTGCAATGTGTGTCCTGGTCGAGGCCGAAGTCAGAACACCGATAAGCAAAGGCGTTTTTGAGAAGCTCGTGTCAATCATTTGTTGGTGGGGAAGGCTGTCTTGCCTTGGCTTTACTACTGGGCGAGATTTGGCTGCTCTGGAATCAAAACGGTAATAAGAAGTTTAGCGGTGCATTAACCATCAATAAGCTCCCAATCAAGTCACCTGCAAACCATCATCTCGGCGCAAAGACGTCGTTAAGTTGAGGCTCTTCTGAATAGCCTCAGATTACCCTGGAGTCTTGGCTCCGGCACATCCCCATCAAGTCTAGCCAGCCGTTCCCAAAGTGGCTTAGCTTATCGATATTGATCCGCATCCCCGCACATCCATGATAAGGCGACTGCAACGACTCTTGCATTCAAACGCCCGCCGGCCGCCGTCGGTCAAATTCATGGcgttttttttctctctctggTGATGACTAGCATCTTTTACGTGGGGGAGCTTAAGTGAGGGGGTTTTGCTGGTGGCTTGTGTAGTATATCTTCCTAACTCGTCGAGTTTTTAACCTTTTTTCCTTCTGTGAATATCCCGAGGTGGTTGTTCACAAACTTCAATCACCATGGCGCCCTTCAACTTTCAGAACCCGCTGGGcatctccaagcccagcTTCCTCCGCGGAATACCCACAAACAGCCTGTTCATGAtattcctcctcatcagcgtCAACGCCATCGTATGGGCCACTGCCGCCGTTGTGCTGCACTTCCACCCCCGCCTTGTCGCGCCAGCCGCGCTCTCGTACGTCCTCGGCCTGCGCCATGCTCTGGATGCAGACCacatcgccgccatcgacctCATGACTCGGAGGCTCATCGCTTCTGGGCAGAGACCTGCTACTGTGGGGACTTTCTTTTCGCTGGGGCATAGTACTATTGTTATTGTTACTTGTATTGTTGTTGCGGCTACGAGTGGTGCTTTGAGGGAGAGGTTTGATGGGTTTACCCGTGTGGGAAATATCATAGGCACCAGCGTCAGTgccgtcttcctcatcattTTATGCATAGGAAACGGTTGGGTTCTGTATCAGCTCGTGCAGCGTCTCAAGGTTGTTCTGCAGGAGCGCCGACAACGGAGTGGCTTTGACGCCGAGGAGAGTCAGATTCAGGATCATTTTGCCCTCGAGGGAGGAGGATTCCTGGCTCGTGTGTTCAAGAGGCTGTTTCGAGTCATTGATCGGCCGTGGAAGATGTATCCTTTGGGCGTCGTCTTTGGCCTTGGGTTTGATACGAGTTCCGAGATTGCTATTCTTGGAATTGCGAGTATCCAGGCTGTGCAGGGGACGAGTATCTGGCTGATTTTGATTTTCCCGTTGCTGTTTACCGGTAAGTTTCAAACTCAGTTGAGCTTTTTCTTGGCAGCTAACTTTGTCACAGCTGGCATGTGTCTACTTGATACCACCGACGgagccttgatgatggctctATACACTTCCAAGGCCTTTTCCAGAGACGTCGTTGCCATTCTATACTATTCCATTGTACTCACCGGCATCACAGTCTTTGTGTCTGCTTTTATCGGCATTATCCAGGTCTTGTCCCTCATCCAGAACGTTGCCGAGCCCGAGGGAGGTTTCTGGGATGGTGTATCCGCCATTGGAGATCACTTTGATATTATCGGAGGAAGCATCTGTGGTGTCTTTTTAGTTGTGGGACTAGGTTCTATCCTCGTGTACAGGCCTTGGCGAAGACGTGTGGAGAGGAGGAATCCGCCCCTTGTCGATGCTGCTGATGAGGGTTTGGAAGAGCCTCCGACTCCTGATGAGACACCAGGACGTGTTTACACACCCTGATACGATGTTAACGCATTATGAAGGCTAAAAGCACGAGAGTCTATATCTCTTGATGATCAGAGCGGTCATGAGAACACATATTAGCCATTAGGCAGCAGATTTATACATACAGCGTGCATATTGGAAATGATACACCTTGTTACCATGACAATGAAAATTCAATCCTACAACCATTGTTTCGTGTTGACGGCCTACTTATTGACATGATGCTTTCTTCTGTAGAGaccaacccatccatcctcacatcaacaacaaccaatTCCTCTCCCTTTGTTATTCTCCAAACTCTTATTCTGTCAATTACCTGGCCATCCCTCGCTAACGCGATCATACACTCTCAACATGAATAACTTCACTCTTAATCCCATGCCCAACTTTGGGTTTGATTCTGTCGCTATGGATTATAACTCGATGACCAACAACATGATCGACAACTCAATGGTTAACAACCTTGTTGTCGACAACTCCACGAGCAATGACTTGATGGATATTACCGAAATGACCCAGGGTCTGGTTATCAAGGATTCCGGGGTTGAAGATTTGATGATGGTCGACGATTTGATGGTTGATGACTCTACGATCAACAGTCTCACGGCCAATGACTCCATGGCCTACACTCACTCGACGAATAGCTCTGCCAACGGTTTCCCTACCGCAAATACTCCCGTCTCTATGGGAGACCAAGTTGACACTACCATGATCGATAGTCCTGTTAACAGTGTGTCTACGACAAACATCTTTCTGGCAGGCAATCCCCCAGCCAAAGATTTTATGGGCTCAATCCCCAATCCTCCCATGGCCAAAAGTCTTATCGGGAAAGGGACCATGGCGGACAGCTCCGCACCTACAAAACGAGCCGCAAGTATCTTCACTCCTGCCCTACGAGAGTCACTTCGGAACCAGTTCCTATTCGTGGACGGGCCCCGAAAGACAGAGGGCGTCTGGCTCTGCGCCAAGTGCATCAAGCATCTCGACCGGGATGGAAACGATGACGTGCGGAAATGGCACACTCGGTATGGCATATGACccggccttgagctgcacCCTGAGGCTAGGGTAAAGAAGTTGAAGTGTACGCACTGCAAGGAGCGTCGTCGCTGCAACTTTGTCAAGCGCTCTGGATCattgtcgccgccgccgccaccatGAACTCGAAAAACAACGCCAACagccagcatcaacaacaacaacaataacGCCAGGCTCTCTTCCCCCTTTAGTGCGGCCAGAAGGCACTCGCCTAGTATGAGACCTCCAAAGCTCAGCTGCGAATGGCATCATTGATGCATGGGGAAGGTGGTCAGGTCGGCATGCTTGTCGGTTATTGGCAATGGGACGTCAGCGCGGCCAACGCCTATCGTATTGAACTCCTCTATGACCAGGTTATCCTTGCCGAAGTTATTGCCGGCCTAGGTGATCAGCTCTAtgaagagctcaaggaaACAGCTTCTGACGAAGCCCTCAATGGGATCGGATCGGATAAGTGGCCGAAAAATGACAGCCAAAGGATTGAACTGGCGATCTGAGACGTAGAATAAGCTGGTCGTTATTGCTTATTGCTAAACGCCTTGCTGGTATTGTTGTGTTGTCCACAAAGATGGGGATATCACGAGGGTTCTGACGCTGTTTGTCATTGGACTCATCGCTTCAGAGTAGTTGGTTTACTTCATAGTGGTGTTTGGTCACCTGATTTCTTGGGTTTAGCAATGGCGTTAGAGGATCCTTTTGTTGGCATCAGTCTGGTGGTTCGGCTTTCGTACTTGAACATGATGGAGTGTAGACTGCTCGCTCCTACTATTCTCATTGACCAATCAATCCTATCAAAAAGACCTCATCCACAAGTCACATAGAAAGCAATTGTTTCAAGCTCTCAGAACCCAATGGACTTGGCTAGTAATCGCAAGATTGGACAGTTAGCCATTGTTGCCAACCAGCGCATGATTCACTGCCAAAACTCTTGAAACCAGATTTGTAGTTGAACAAATAAACATAAATGCTCTTAAGTAATCGATTTCACCTCAATTTCTATCAATTTATTACCTTGCCAGTTGAAAGAAGCCGTCTTCCGTCATCTAGCACCTTCTGCGGCGGTCGCTCCCAGTTCAGTACCTTTCTGCCTCTTTCTAAGATGGCCTGTCGCCTCTCATACTACTGATCTATGGCTATTGAGCAAGGACTTCGACGCGGTCAAAGGGAACTATATTCGGGTGGCTGGGCAGGCGCATCCATAGGTTCATTTCTTTCCAAGACTTTTGCGCATACTGCCATAAAAAGTAGTATTGAACATCACCTGGTTAAATGTCAGCACACGACAATGCAATTTGGGAGCAGTGACTGGGTGGCCCTCACCTTGTTGGCAGGCTCACTGGAGCATGGAGGGTATGTGGCAAGGTCAGTGTCAGGACCTAGcctctcgagcttcttgagcatATCCCGGCGTACTGTTCGGACCCCCTCCGGAAGGGAgatctcatcaaggagcgGGTAATGTACGCATCAAGTCTCGTCATTCTCCGCATCGGTGTATGCAGAAATAACTTCACCGGTGTTGGATACGTGTATCCTATACATGTTGAGCGGAATCTGGCTGCTATGGCGCCTGAGGTGTTGGATGGCAATGCTCTCATCGTCTTGTTCTTCGTCCATCGTGACAGGAATCACCCGCCTTTGATCCCAGTCAGTGATGTGCCATGTACTTGGCCCCGCTGATGCGGACATCGCCACTAAGCGAAAAATATTTGGAGTCTTCATCAATCATCTTGCTGGGTCATGGCGATCGAGGGGGGAGGTGTGATAACCGGcaggatgaagaagggaagtTGAGAGGAGTGCAACTTGACTAAGCCACGAGAAAGTCATCACTGACAAAGGCGAGAGTATCATGGCGCCGGAGACGCGCTCTCTGTCGATCAAAGGGacatcaaagtagctctaCACACAGGGGTCGAGTTCTGCCGATGAATGATCAAGCAGCTCTTGTCTTGTGGGGGCGCGTATGATGGGTCATCATCAGATGAAGCATAAATACGGAAATGAGGATCTTGGCTGAAGTGGTTGGGCTCCTCTACAGGGCGGTCTTCAGAGTTGTCGTAGTCACGATCCAGTATGAAGGATGAGCATCCACACAAGGATCAAGGAATCCGGTCACCGTTCAATCGCTCGAGTCGTAAGGGATATTCAACTTAATACATGCGCCACATTCTAGACGAGCGCCAATTCACATCTCTGGGGGGCTAgcccttcccttccccagCTGTGTCCCGTGTCTCTCGTTGACGCCTGGCCTCCCTTCATTCTATCATCATCATAGACTACTGGCAAGCGGTTTCAGCTGCATGGCAATCTCTGCTTCTGCCTCAGCGAGCTCCTAGCTTTCCTCTCTACCCTCTCCAAACACCTCGCATATGCTCCAGAGGCACGATGGGCAAAAGTCTGGCAGAATGATAAGAACAAGTTGTATATTTGAAGACGCGGGATGGCAGTCTTTGAACATTCCTCACAGTGATGCCACCAGTCCATTTCCATATTCCACATCAAGTGATATTCCACCTTATTCCTCTCCAACCTGCGTGCCATCTTCTTTATCGTTCCTCAAAGTGTTGATCTCGTCCGCATactttgttatagttgaagcccggcccttgatgggataatTGAGCGAATAGACAGTGGTCTTCTCGTTCAAGCAGCCACCGCCTCCAACGCTACAAGGGACACAGGTGAGTTCTCTAGAGCTGGGCAATCTATAAAACAGGAATAACTTACTTGCAGTcgttggcaaagtcggctCGCAAGTACATGAAGTCGTACTTGCGAAGCCGACTCACAAGTACATGAAGTCGTACTTTCCGGAGGAGAAGCATTCCACTACCGAGGATGTCATCGggcatatatatatatatatatgtttCTGTCCGCAATCGCTTCTTGCAGCTGGGTAGCTTTCCCCGCCGCCTCCAACGCTGGAGGAAACACAGGTCAGTTCTCCATAACTGATGACATCCACAAAACAGGAGTAACTTACTTGCAGTCGTTGGTGGAATCGGTTGAACCCTGTCTGTCTGAGGCCGAGCCACAAGTACATAAAATCGTACTTTCCAAAGCCGGCTCGCAAATACAGATCTTCTTCGATGTCAGCACCCACTTCCAACGCTGGAGGAGACATCGGTCAGTTCTCCATAACAGGTGATGTCAACAAAACGGGAAGAACTCACTTGCAGTCGTTTGCGAAGTCAATGCGCAAGTACATGAAATCGTATTTGCCAAAAGCCGGCCGGCAAGTACATAAAATCGTACTTTCTAGGCTCGCGACCCGCAGGTTTTATATCCCATGTGCATATGCACTTCGACAGGCCAAGCGTAAAGACAAAGGGCGTTTCTCGACCCCGTTGAGGTCACGGGCATAGGAGGCACGTCATCGTCTTTGCCAGACTCGGTGCCCCGTGAGCCATCAGGGACGCGAGGTGAAAGAATCACCTTCCAGTGAAATGGGACAAGGTGGCATGTGCTGAGGTGATGGTTAGCTGCAAAGGCTGACTATGGCAGACCTTGTGTCGCCTGTGCGCGGAGGATGGCTCGCAAACCAGGCGGGAAATGGCTTCTGGGGATATCAAGAGATGCGACAACATACCTGGATCATGAATGAGGGCTCTCGCCCGATCGTGGGGGCTCTCGCCCGATCAGTTCCTTTGGATACCCCTTTGCAAGAAGCTTTAGGGATGGTTGGGGTAGGCCAAGAGgcgggaggagaggagggggagaaATGGGGGGAGATGTTTGGAGAtggtgagagagagagagagataaACAGCAGAGCACGGAATCCTGTGGAAGCTCAGGCTTAGGCTCGCTTAGGGTTGCTCTGCCAAAGATGTGAACCCTAAGCTTAGGATATCCTTAGGGTCGCCTGTCAAAGAGGTGCATCGCAGGTGTTGCCAGCGGACGTGCCCAAATGGATGCCAGTGCGCCTCTGCCCTTGGTGCAGAACTCGGGAATATCCAGCACAGCGACaatagaaagaaagagatggaTCTCATATTCGagttatttaaaataaaatgATTCTACTTGAAACAAACCAGAACATGTCACGGCGGCTTTAATAGCAATGAAGTCTGGATGCATATGGAGTAGTTGCtcgctctggctctggccgACACCGGGTGCCCCAGCCCCAACCTCACCTTTCCATCTCACCAGCTGCCATGCTGCACGTGCTTGCTTCACCTCGATTTACCTTAAATCTTCAACCACCTTATCCTCTCTCGATGCATATACCAAAAGCAATCGAGTCCAACGGCGCAAGCTAGCCAGCTACTCCATATGCCCCCTGTACTCGACTCTGCTCCCAGATCGCCCGTCGCTCATCAACTCCTCGACATCGTTGCATCACACATGTGCGGATAACCGATCGATACCCGTCTCACAACATCCGCTATAGACGCGGCTAGGCGCTGGCCAGTTTGTGCACCGAATCACACACACCTTGTCATCTCTTGGGACAACTGAGCTGTCACTGTGCAACTCTGAACGCGGGGGTTGCTCTGCATTGGCGCCAAATGAGGGGGCAACAAGAGTTGGATACCTGCAATGCAAGCCACTATCAACCAGCTCAACGAATACAATGAGTGTGAGAAGAGGAATCAGCCTGTATCCATTGAGATGGCATGTGACTGACTGCACCCAATCCAGCCGTGACGAGTCCCCACGAACGCGTCGGCCATTGCTAAGCTCTACAAAAGCCGCATCCTCTAGTCGGCTTGCACGATGCTGCACAATGCACTTGGCCGTCACTTCAACAACCAATGGCGATCATAGCACTCCATGGGGAGGCCGCATAAGCACTGCAGGACGACGAAACCGTGAACAATGCTCACGAAATATCACTCGAGTCGACATCTCTTGTTTTGAGCCGCCTCTTGACCAGGTGGCACCAATCAGCAAATCTCGACTCTGGGTTGGTTCGCGAACAACTCGTATCAGCGTTGCATGCAcgcagaggcagaggcagctAGGTTCTCAGCATCGGATGGGCGGACCATGACGTGAACAGAACCTTGTTGAAACTGCAACATATCCCTCACTACAACACCCGTCGAGAGTGTCAGTTCCAAAGCCACGAACTCGAGGACGGTTGAGTCAGCCTCATGGAACACACGCCGAACAACGGCTTTGTTCTTCCATTGGCACTTTGGGGCGACAGCCACCTGGGTCGGGCGCCGCTAGACACGCCGATCGGATCAGACTTTGTCTACTTTTCCCCCAATTGACTCCTTCCGTCCGCTGCCGACTCATTTTCAAAGCACCACTTCTAGAACCGAAGTCCGAATTGCATATCGGAGCCTGGACTGCCTGGAgggctcagccttggccacGCACTCGGACACACGCGTTGAGGCTCTGTGCTGGGGCCTGGTCTAATCTGCTGATGGAGACCACAGGCACCAAGGCATCCAGGCTGACGATAGCGTCTTGTCGTCTTCAACCACAATGCGGGGGCGGTCTCTCTTTTCATCCACTGGCCCAGCTATGGGCCCGTCCACCAATGGGTCACTCACGCTCACTCGAGTCGTGTGAGGATTTGCGGATTGCAGGTCGCTAGAAGTCCCAGCTTGAGGCTGAGGGAGGGTTGAGAGAGTCAGATGCTCACCCCAGCAGGCCCCGCCGTTCTCGGAAGCGTTGCCACCCTTGCAAATCCTCTGTGATCGACTAATCTCGAAGCGCTCATAGGGCAATTGCTTATCGCAGTCTGGACAAGGTACCGGACAGTGCTGGCCACagtctctttttctctcctGTACCTTTTCTCGCATGAATGCGACGGTATAGCCACACAAGAGCTGCTACAGAGCCCTGCTGTCTCACGCACGATCACATCAGCCGCCTTAATCCAAGAAAGCTCCTTGACCACTCGTTCCCATCCCCAGCCTGCCGCCTGGAAGCTGTCGGCGACAGGTCATCCTTGTCCACAGTTGCAGGCATCTCCATGCGGCCCACAGGAGGAGATGCAGCCTTGAACATAGGCTTGGACTGAGACGCGCCCCCGCACTGTTTGCCTCGCCAAAGTCCATTTGAAAGAGACATCTGTGTGCCCATCCACGCCGTCCTAGTGACTAGCTCAGGACCCTTAAGACCCCTAAAACGGGACCCACAACCCCCAACGACTCAGGAGTCTGGCGTGGCCGGCCGAGCGAATCGGAACCGCGGGGGATGGGGGGCAATTGCGATGGCGGATGGCGAAGAATGGAACATTTCTCAAGAAAAAGGGTCGGAGAAGGCATTTCATGCCTCTGATCTGCCCTGGGCCGTCGCCATGTGCTCACCAGAAGCGTCACGGTTGAAAACCACGGCTTTCAGCCCCCACTAGGCCTCGGGCTTTCCGCCCCCGAAGAAATCTGTCAGCTCAGCCTCCCGCAAAGGCCTCGCTTTGATCGTCAAGTCACTGCAGCCCGTTTTTCACACGGCCGAGTACACTTGAACAAGGGAAGACATACGCTGTGCTCGGTGGTCCAAAAGTGAAGAGACAATATCAAGGACGGGCAGAAGGAGTCGTCAGAGGAACGAACGAGTTCTCGCCTCAAAGTCCAAATTGCTGGGGTTGCGCCAGCATCAGCCCGTCAACCATTAAACAGCTCGTTATCCCCGTGTGGAACCTTGTACCATGCAGCTCGGGGTACCGGTTACAATTCCAGTTCCGGGGGACTCTGTGTTAGCTCGTTGCCAAAGAGGACCCTTGCTGACCTCCTTGCCGTTCTCCGCCATCCCACACGGCAGACCCAGCCGGTCCGCCAAGTGCGCCGTGCGTCAATGGTGCGATTCGAGACATCCATTGATAGCTTTGCTGCGCCAGAGGAAAGAGACGAAGCTTGCTGTAGCCTCTCAAGTCCAATGTCGGTGTAGCTGCAGAACTAACGAGGCAGTAGGTCTGTCTTATCCTCACGGTGTCGGACCCTGGGTGGCGGGCCGGCCAAGTACCCTTTGGTCTCCGTATATATGCTCTTGTTTCCTCTTGACTCACCGtcttcccttcctccccTGATTCCTCCCAAAGTTACGGCATATACGTTATTCCTTGTCATTATCCTGTTCCTACTACAGTCTCTCACTCTCATGCTATTTACTGAATCACCGAACTTGCATTGCACTTTGTCTATTTATTCTCGCTTTGCTTAACTCCCACCCCTCTCTCCCAACTCCCTGAGCGTGCTTTGAGACTACGACCAATCTCGGCACTCTCCACTATCCGCTATCGGACCAAGACAACATCAGCCAGAAACATGCACGGCTACAGTTCATCAGAAGAGTCGGACGaccctcgtcggcctcgcgTGCCGCCCGCGACCACAGCCAATTCCAACGAccaaaagaaaaagaagaagaagaagctgccgcCCCAAAAGTCTATCAATCGAATCTGGAAGAAATTCTCCAAGCGCAAGTTCCAAAGggccctcgccgtcctccCATTCGATCCCGTCCTCCCTCCCGCCACCTACCAATCCAATGAGCTGCTCTCGGCGGGATACGAGCGCGCTGCGGAAGAATGCCGACGAAAGGTCGAAAAAATCATTAAAGAATGCAAGCGCGTAAATATGCGATATCGGGATCCTGGCTGGGACTTGGTAAGTTTGTTCAGACAATGTGTTGGAGAATGCGACGCTGACTGATTGGCTAGGATTGGGATCTCAAGTACGAGAAGGGCTATTGTCTCAATACTCTCGGCGTCCAAAAGTTTGAACTCAACAGAACGACTCTTCTCAGCTCCAAGGCTTCTGTCCCCAAGGCTGTCAAGCGAGTTCACGAAATTTTCGAGAAGCCCACCTTCATGAAGGATGTGAATGGTGGTGACGTCAAGCAAGGAAGTCTGGGTGACTGTTGGATCATGGCGGGTCTGACGGCCCTCTCCAATGTTCCGGATGGACTCAAGCGCATCTGCGTCGCCTATGACACCAAGATTGGAATCTACGGCTTCGTCTTTTACAGAGACGGAGAGTGGATCTACTCCATCATTGACGACAAGCTCTATCTCAAGTCGCCTTGCTGGGACTCTCCCAGCATGCAGCGAGATCTCCTGCAGCAGATTGACCGCGAGGATGTCGAGAACGTGTACCGAAAGACCTACCAGACTGGCTCCAAGGCTCTCTTCTTTGCCCAGTGCAAGGATCAGAACGAGACTTGGGTCCCACTGGTAGAGAAGGCCTATGCCAAGGCGCATGGCGACTATGCGTCCTTGTCTGGCGGCTGGATCGGCGAGGGTCTGGAAGATCTCTCGGGTGGCGTCACCACCGAACTCCTGACGTCTGACATCCTTGACATTGACGAATTCTGGGACAAGGAGATGTCCAGAGTCAATGACGAGTTCCTCTTTGGCGCCTCGACCGGCCTGCTGGAGCACGGCTATGGTGAGCGCAACGGCATCTCGGAGGGACACGCCTACGTTGTCATGGAGGCCCGGACGCTCAAGTCTGGTCAGCGCTTGGTGAAGCTCCGAAACCCTTGGGGCAAGGTCCGTAAGGGTATCTGGGAAGGACCCTGGAGTGATGGTTCTAAGGAGTGGACCACCGAGGTCCAAGAGGAGCTCGGCCACAAGTTTGGCAGCGACTCTGTCTTCTGGATCTCGTACGAGGACCTCATTCGCAAGTACTCTCACTTTGATCGCACTCGACTTTTCCGGGATCGCGATTGGCGATGCTGTCAGCGCTGGATCGGAGTCGATGTGCCATGGAAGGCAGAGTACCATGAGAAGTTCCAGATCAAGTTAACCAAGGACTCGCCCCTTTGCCTGGTACTGTCTCAACTTGATGG
Protein-coding sequences here:
- a CDS encoding Nickel/cobalt efflux system, which encodes MAPFNFQNPLGISKPSFLRGIPTNSLFMIFLLISVNAIVWATAAVVLHFHPRLVAPAALSYVLGLRHALDADHIAAIDLMTRRLIASGQRPATVGTFFSLGHSTIVIVTCIVVAATSGALRERFDGFTRVGNIIGTSVSAVFLIILCIGNGWVLYQLVQRLKVVLQERRQRSGFDAEESQIQDHFALEGGGFLARVFKRLFRVIDRPWKMYPLGVVFGLGFDTSSEIAILGIASIQAVQGTSIWLILIFPLLFTAGMCLLDTTDGALMMALYTSKAFSRDVVAILYYSIVLTGITVFVSAFIGIIQVLSLIQNVAEPEGGFWDGVSAIGDHFDIIGGSICGVFLVVGLGSILVYRPWRRRVERRNPPLVDAADEGLEEPPTPDETPGRVYTP